Proteins from a single region of Pseudodesulfovibrio portus:
- a CDS encoding precorrin-8X methylmutase, translating into MFLAEAVLSEISFRNIKKPEEIEAESFRIIDSEVAEPRPFAGAKWHIVRRMIHTTADFELLDLVRFSGHAVESGINALKGGAVIVTDTEMAKRGIPVRRTDPLGCVVHCLMNDPRVVARAKAEGITRAKAAVDVAVDELKPDIWVVGNAPTALIRLVEHVDSGMAAPALVVGMPVGFVNAAESKALLMSRKIPYISIEGRKGGSALAASVVNALAVLCA; encoded by the coding sequence ATGTTCCTTGCGGAGGCGGTTTTGAGCGAGATATCTTTTCGAAACATCAAAAAACCTGAGGAAATCGAGGCCGAATCCTTTCGGATCATTGATTCCGAAGTGGCCGAGCCCCGTCCCTTTGCCGGTGCGAAATGGCATATCGTACGCAGGATGATCCACACCACGGCCGATTTCGAGCTGCTTGACCTGGTCCGGTTCTCGGGTCATGCGGTTGAAAGCGGCATCAACGCCTTGAAAGGCGGGGCCGTGATCGTCACGGATACGGAGATGGCCAAACGCGGGATTCCGGTCCGCCGCACCGACCCGCTGGGCTGCGTCGTCCACTGCCTGATGAACGATCCTCGGGTGGTGGCGCGGGCCAAAGCCGAGGGGATAACCCGGGCGAAAGCCGCAGTGGACGTGGCCGTGGACGAGCTGAAGCCGGACATTTGGGTGGTGGGAAATGCGCCCACCGCGCTTATTCGATTGGTTGAGCACGTGGATTCCGGCATGGCGGCACCCGCATTGGTGGTGGGCATGCCTGTGGGATTCGTGAACGCCGCCGAGTCCAAGGCGCTGCTCATGAGCCGCAAAATCCCGTATATTTCAATAGAAGGGCGCAAGGGCGGCAGCGCCTTGGCGGCCAGCGTGGTCAACGCACTCGCAGTGTTGTGCGCCTGA
- a CDS encoding 4Fe-4S dicluster domain-containing protein has protein sequence MARKNKGNNSVTIYPDWCKGCGICVEFCPGKVLELNDQGKSTVVREEDCIGCGFCELHCPDFAIVVRGKKPVEADMGDSEPEPKAKKKATGKGA, from the coding sequence ATGGCCAGGAAAAACAAAGGTAACAATTCGGTCACCATTTATCCGGACTGGTGCAAGGGCTGCGGTATCTGCGTGGAGTTCTGCCCGGGCAAGGTGCTTGAGTTGAACGACCAGGGGAAATCCACCGTGGTGCGTGAAGAGGACTGTATCGGTTGCGGCTTTTGCGAACTGCACTGTCCCGACTTCGCCATCGTGGTCAGGGGCAAGAAGCCGGTTGAGGCCGACATGGGCGACAGCGAACCGGAGCCCAAGGCAAAGAAGAAAGCAACGGGGAAGGGGGCTTAG
- a CDS encoding 2-oxoacid:acceptor oxidoreductase subunit alpha — protein sequence MPRRKKRKEIFALGNEAVVEGALLAGCTFYGGYPITPSSEIMEIMAARLPKIDDGVFIQMEDEIASMGAVVGASLAGRKAMTATSGPGFSLMQENLGYAIMAEAPMVLVNVMRGGPSTGLPTCPAQGDVQQARWGTHGDHPIIVLSASNVQECLDMTITAFNMAEKYRTPVILLLDEVTSHTREKIEIPNEGEYEVFSRTVPSMPPEWYKPYEETVRGVPPMPPIGSGYRFHVTGLTHDRNGFPTQRPEEIVELMDRIHRKIDQFFYDIQLVEEIETEDAEVCVIAYGSVARSAELAVHQARENGVKAGLLKLKTLFPYPRRHQEKILAKAKTLVVPEMNMGQMSREVKRVNMGRAAVRTINRIDGQIVTPSEILKVIMQG from the coding sequence ATGCCCAGACGCAAGAAACGCAAGGAAATTTTCGCGCTCGGCAACGAGGCCGTTGTCGAGGGCGCGCTGTTGGCCGGATGCACGTTCTACGGCGGGTATCCCATCACTCCGTCCTCGGAGATCATGGAGATCATGGCCGCGCGGCTGCCCAAGATCGATGATGGCGTATTCATCCAGATGGAAGACGAGATCGCTTCCATGGGTGCGGTGGTCGGCGCATCCCTGGCCGGGCGCAAGGCCATGACCGCCACCTCGGGCCCGGGCTTCTCGCTCATGCAGGAGAACCTCGGCTACGCCATCATGGCCGAAGCGCCCATGGTCCTGGTCAACGTCATGCGCGGCGGGCCGTCCACCGGGCTGCCCACCTGTCCGGCGCAGGGCGACGTGCAGCAGGCCCGCTGGGGCACGCACGGGGACCATCCCATCATCGTCCTGTCCGCTTCCAATGTGCAGGAGTGCCTGGACATGACCATCACCGCCTTCAACATGGCGGAGAAATACCGGACCCCCGTCATCCTGCTGCTCGACGAGGTCACCTCCCACACCCGGGAGAAGATCGAGATTCCCAACGAGGGCGAGTACGAGGTCTTTTCCCGCACCGTGCCCTCCATGCCGCCGGAATGGTACAAGCCCTACGAGGAGACCGTGCGCGGCGTGCCGCCCATGCCGCCCATCGGTTCGGGCTATCGTTTCCACGTCACCGGCCTGACCCATGACCGCAACGGGTTCCCCACGCAGCGCCCCGAGGAGATCGTGGAACTCATGGACCGCATCCACCGCAAGATCGACCAGTTCTTCTACGACATCCAGCTGGTGGAGGAGATCGAAACCGAGGACGCCGAGGTCTGCGTCATCGCCTACGGCTCCGTGGCCCGTTCCGCCGAACTGGCCGTGCATCAGGCGCGCGAGAACGGCGTCAAGGCGGGGCTCCTGAAACTGAAGACCCTGTTCCCGTATCCCCGCCGTCACCAGGAGAAGATTCTGGCCAAGGCGAAGACCCTCGTGGTCCCGGAGATGAACATGGGCCAGATGTCCCGCGAGGTGAAACGCGTGAACATGGGCCGGGCCGCCGTCCGGACCATCAACCGCATCGACGGTCAGATCGTCACGCCCTCGGAAATTCTCAAGGTCATCATGCAGGGGTAG